The Cellulomonas sp. S1-8 genome has a window encoding:
- a CDS encoding type VII secretion target, translating to MADLVVRDDLGELAHELDRLIGEFEGALDLQDDSKGTWGQLNANLSMGDFADNWTVHRDKMVEDMKKLRDKVRAAADAWAQAEADLTASLGDDQ from the coding sequence ATGGCCGACCTCGTCGTCAGGGACGACCTCGGCGAGCTCGCGCACGAGCTCGACCGGCTGATCGGGGAGTTCGAGGGGGCCCTGGACCTGCAGGACGACAGCAAGGGCACGTGGGGGCAGCTCAACGCGAACCTGTCGATGGGCGACTTCGCGGACAACTGGACCGTGCACCGCGACAAGATGGTCGAGGACATGAAGAAGCTGCGTGACAAGGTACGTGCCGCCGCCGACGCGTGGGCGCAGGCCGAGGCGGACCTCACGGCGTCGCTCGGGGACGACCAGTGA
- a CDS encoding WXG100 family type VII secretion target, producing MPNLNITYAEMSDSASRLRANKAEIDARLSDSKSLVNSLVASGFVTDQASGRFDEVNTQFVTAANELMTNLETLSQWLDQAVTALQDVDTQMASSLRQG from the coding sequence ATGCCGAACCTGAACATCACCTACGCCGAGATGTCGGACAGCGCGAGCCGGCTGCGCGCGAACAAGGCCGAGATCGACGCACGCCTGTCGGACAGCAAGTCGCTCGTGAACTCCCTCGTGGCCTCCGGCTTCGTCACCGACCAGGCGTCGGGGCGGTTCGACGAGGTCAACACGCAGTTCGTCACCGCCGCCAACGAGCTGATGACGAACCTGGAGACGCTGTCGCAGTGGCTCGACCAGGCCGTGACCGCGCTGCAGGACGTGGACACGCAGATGGCGAGCTCGCTCCGGCAGGGCTGA
- a CDS encoding AfsR/SARP family transcriptional regulator gives MPRLPEPPHIRLLGTPCALVDDLEVDLGAPKQRAVLAALALRAGQAVGHDALIDGTWGAGAPASARGSVHTYVSGLRHALGKETVRRTPTGYMLAVPPDAVDVLHAERQARRARDAHDAADLATAQAALDAALALWHEGDALAGVPGPFAAEHRARLAQLRVRLLVDRTEILAAAGADATTLAHAADRLAAEVPRHPYDERLRGALMVALHHSGRTAAALEQYEDLRRSLSDDLGIDPGAAARALHATILADGDVGAVPVLGATPVVAARTPTSTVAVPAPGAPSSHGPGAPSAPGPGAPSPAPRPAAQPRVPAAQLPPDLATFVGRSRELLEVLRLAGAPEGPRIVTVVGVGGVGKTSLAVRAGHMLRDRFPDGQVYVNLRGFDPRHPPVAPSAALRQLLAALGVLSAPQQHEQLVALWRSLVADRRLLVVLDNAASTEQVEDLLPGTASSFVLVTSRDRLGGLAVRHGARALPLARFEPAEARELLEGALGTAAVAREPDAAQRLVQLCDALPFALRIAAEQVLAGAGASIEAMVARLEDSQHRLDALDLDDGPSASVRGVLATSTAALDDPQSRTLCLLAALPCASTSVLATAALMDVAPDRAAQLLDELREHHLLEPVDGRHLMHDLTRAHAAELAEHLSDDERAAARERLLTWYVRALVASSRQRLLPFEPPVAPHALPVLPDNAARLRWALAELANMASLLREGHAHGHHTLVWQLAVLLFETYYASGGASDWLDVLRVGSRSAQALGDSRAQAVLLNHESVACSRLGRNDAAVRRLREALRLLEGDRWWYRVSIVGNLASTLREAGEYAGALAAAHDAYALSVELGDGYYEVASADVLCELSAELGEWRQAERYGEPALALARAEGHRVLEANLLVNLGLAADGLRDHDAAQQRFAQALDLCAAIGDRYHEALALFGLARVRTARDGRAGEEQARRDAERALRRFRQLGAEEAGAVQDFLARLSVGAEPVGQVGADAERR, from the coding sequence GTGCCACGTCTGCCAGAGCCGCCGCACATCCGCCTCCTGGGCACGCCGTGCGCGCTGGTCGACGACCTCGAGGTCGACCTCGGCGCGCCCAAGCAGCGCGCGGTCCTCGCCGCGCTCGCGCTGCGCGCCGGCCAGGCCGTCGGGCACGACGCCCTGATCGACGGCACCTGGGGCGCCGGCGCCCCCGCGAGCGCACGGGGGAGCGTCCACACCTACGTCTCAGGGCTGCGCCACGCGCTCGGCAAGGAGACGGTGCGCCGCACCCCGACCGGTTACATGCTGGCGGTCCCCCCCGACGCCGTCGACGTGCTGCACGCCGAGCGGCAGGCCCGCCGGGCCCGGGACGCGCACGACGCAGCCGACCTGGCGACGGCGCAGGCCGCGCTCGACGCCGCGCTGGCGCTGTGGCACGAGGGCGACGCGCTCGCGGGGGTGCCCGGACCGTTCGCGGCCGAGCACCGCGCCCGCCTCGCCCAGCTGCGCGTGCGGCTGCTCGTGGACAGGACCGAGATCCTCGCCGCCGCCGGCGCGGACGCCACGACGCTCGCCCACGCGGCCGACCGGCTGGCCGCGGAGGTCCCTCGGCACCCCTACGACGAACGCCTGCGAGGCGCCCTCATGGTGGCGCTGCACCACAGCGGTCGCACGGCCGCGGCGCTCGAGCAGTACGAGGACCTGCGGCGCTCGCTGAGCGACGACCTCGGCATCGACCCGGGTGCCGCGGCGCGGGCGCTGCACGCGACGATCCTCGCCGACGGGGACGTCGGGGCGGTGCCCGTCCTCGGCGCGACGCCGGTCGTCGCCGCCCGCACCCCGACGTCGACGGTCGCGGTGCCCGCGCCCGGTGCACCGTCGTCGCACGGACCCGGTGCACCGTCGGCGCCCGGACCGGGTGCCCCGTCGCCCGCGCCGCGACCCGCCGCCCAGCCGCGCGTCCCGGCGGCCCAGCTGCCGCCGGACCTGGCGACGTTCGTCGGCCGCTCCCGTGAGCTGCTCGAGGTGCTGCGCCTCGCGGGCGCCCCCGAGGGGCCGCGCATCGTGACCGTGGTCGGCGTCGGCGGGGTCGGCAAGACGTCCCTGGCCGTGCGGGCCGGTCACATGCTGCGCGACCGCTTCCCCGACGGCCAGGTGTACGTCAACCTGCGCGGCTTCGACCCGCGGCACCCGCCGGTCGCGCCGTCCGCGGCGCTGCGGCAGCTCCTCGCGGCGCTCGGCGTGCTGTCCGCGCCGCAGCAGCACGAGCAGCTCGTCGCGCTGTGGCGCAGCCTCGTCGCCGACCGTCGCCTGCTGGTCGTGCTGGACAACGCGGCGTCGACGGAGCAGGTCGAGGACCTGCTGCCCGGGACGGCGTCCAGCTTCGTCCTCGTCACGAGCCGCGACCGCCTGGGCGGGCTGGCCGTCCGGCACGGTGCCCGCGCCCTGCCGCTCGCGCGGTTCGAGCCGGCGGAGGCGCGGGAGCTGCTCGAGGGCGCGCTCGGGACCGCCGCGGTCGCGCGCGAGCCGGACGCCGCGCAGCGCCTCGTCCAGCTCTGCGACGCGCTGCCGTTCGCGCTGCGGATCGCGGCGGAGCAGGTCCTCGCGGGGGCGGGCGCGTCGATCGAGGCGATGGTCGCGCGGCTCGAGGACTCGCAGCACCGGCTCGACGCGCTCGACCTCGACGACGGCCCGTCGGCGTCCGTGCGCGGCGTCCTCGCCACCTCGACCGCGGCGCTCGACGACCCGCAGTCGCGCACCCTGTGCCTGCTGGCGGCCCTGCCGTGCGCGAGCACGTCGGTGCTCGCGACGGCGGCGCTGATGGACGTCGCACCCGACCGCGCGGCGCAGCTCCTGGACGAGCTGCGCGAGCACCACCTGCTGGAGCCCGTCGACGGACGCCACCTGATGCACGACCTCACGCGTGCCCACGCGGCGGAGCTCGCGGAGCACCTGTCCGACGACGAGCGGGCCGCCGCCCGCGAACGCCTGCTCACCTGGTACGTCCGCGCGCTCGTGGCGAGCTCCCGGCAGCGGCTCCTGCCGTTCGAGCCACCCGTCGCGCCGCACGCGCTGCCCGTGCTGCCCGACAACGCCGCACGCCTGCGCTGGGCGCTCGCCGAGCTCGCGAACATGGCGTCGCTGCTGCGCGAGGGCCACGCGCACGGCCACCACACCCTGGTGTGGCAGCTCGCGGTGCTGCTGTTCGAGACGTACTACGCGTCCGGCGGCGCGAGCGACTGGCTGGACGTGCTGCGCGTCGGGTCCCGATCGGCGCAGGCGCTCGGCGACAGCCGCGCGCAGGCCGTGCTGCTGAACCACGAGAGCGTCGCGTGCTCCCGGCTGGGGCGCAACGACGCCGCGGTGCGTCGGCTGCGGGAGGCGCTGCGCCTCCTCGAGGGCGACCGGTGGTGGTACCGCGTGAGCATCGTCGGCAACCTGGCCTCCACGCTGCGGGAGGCCGGCGAGTACGCCGGTGCGCTCGCGGCGGCGCACGACGCGTACGCCCTGTCCGTCGAGCTCGGTGACGGGTACTACGAGGTGGCGTCCGCGGACGTGCTGTGCGAGCTGTCCGCCGAGCTGGGCGAGTGGCGGCAGGCCGAGCGGTACGGCGAACCGGCCCTCGCGCTGGCGCGGGCCGAGGGCCACCGGGTGCTCGAGGCGAACCTGCTGGTCAACCTCGGCCTCGCGGCGGACGGGCTGCGGGACCACGACGCGGCGCAGCAGCGGTTCGCCCAGGCGCTGGACCTCTGCGCCGCCATCGGGGACCGGTACCACGAGGCGCTCGCGCTGTTCGGGTTGGCGCGCGTGCGCACTGCCCGCGACGGGCGGGCCGGCGAGGAGCAGGCGCGTCGGGACGCCGAGCGCGCGCTGCGACGGTTCCGGCAGCTGGGCGCGGAGGAGGCGGGCGCCGTGCAGGACTTCCTGGCGCGGCTGTCGGTCGGCGCGGAGCCCGTCGGCCAGGTCGGCGCGGACGCCGAGCGGCGGTAG
- a CDS encoding MarR family winged helix-turn-helix transcriptional regulator, whose translation MATAQAPGVDPGVDPTRPDVPAVLRDLAWTIHRRTPQVAGIEPLPTTELAVLMHVLESPGLSVGEVSRHLGLRQSNTSATLRTLGDRGLVAREPDPDDRRVTRLVPTERAHVAHEAIAEGWAGPLVDALAALPPEHAAALTAATEALQALDRLLRAQQPTPPAGTPPR comes from the coding sequence ATGGCGACAGCCCAGGCACCCGGGGTCGACCCCGGGGTCGACCCGACGCGGCCCGACGTGCCCGCGGTGCTCCGCGATCTCGCCTGGACAATCCACCGCCGCACCCCTCAGGTCGCCGGGATCGAGCCGCTGCCCACCACCGAGCTCGCCGTGCTCATGCACGTGCTGGAGTCCCCGGGCCTGTCGGTCGGCGAGGTGTCCCGTCACCTGGGCCTGCGGCAGAGCAACACCAGCGCCACGCTGCGCACCCTGGGCGACCGCGGTCTGGTCGCCCGGGAGCCGGACCCCGACGACCGTCGGGTCACCCGGCTCGTCCCCACCGAGCGCGCCCACGTCGCGCACGAGGCCATCGCCGAGGGCTGGGCCGGCCCCCTCGTCGACGCCCTGGCCGCGCTCCCCCCCGAGCACGCCGCCGCGCTCACGGCCGCGACCGAGGCGCTCCAGGCCCTCGACCGGTTGCTCCGCGCCCAGCAGCCGACCCCACCGGCCGGCACCCCGCCCCGCTGA
- a CDS encoding FtsK/SpoIIIE domain-containing protein: MRLMITLARPGAWVADVVVDADPLTCVRDVVKNAVDGLDPSRHPCDGLDLTTLHVDRSVVDAALPLAASGVRDGSVLWLGGPDPTPVPPPALVTLRVVAGREAGTVWHLTAGHHDLGVDAAGRVVVGLAPAVVATVRVTFDARVHVEPWPVDAGPGTVAAPAALLDGNPLPVDGAPWPQTALLHVGEQLLEVHPATVPDAVLEPSPDGEHLDYNRPPRLLPPQRRTEFQLPPEPRAQQPAVMPWLTALLPAVGAVAISLVMRNPMYLMFAAMSPVMVLGSWLSNRRGGKIGHRRRLAEHRADLERVEAEVLTALETERADRRIASPDPAELLLVATAPRARLWERRRTDPDHLLVRVGTADLPSTLVVTEGEGISRKQEPRTSSDVPAALSIAQAGVVGLAGPDEWPRRVARWFVAQLAVLQSPRDVQLYILTDAEGDRWWRWAAWLPHVRPMLGQQSLALVGSDAETLARRVAELLDLVQGRQRARLAAGARASLPDPDVVVVLDGALRLRALPGVVSILQEGPAVGVFCVCVDADERTLPEECTAVVVGGPGRRATLRAQRAERVDAIRVDEVGDDWFTAVGRSLAPLRDTSKAVGEAALPSAARLLEILDLTDPGPAAIAARWSGGGSTTRAVVGVSLDGPFALDLVEHGPHGLVAGTTGSGKSELLQTVVASLAVANRPDAMNFVLVDYKGGAAFKDCVDLPHTVGMVTDLDPHLVQRALASLGAELAHRERILAAAGVKDLEDYLGARARRTELDPLPRLLIVIDEFASVARELPDFVTGLVNIAQRGRSLGIHLLLATQRPSGVVSAEIRANTNLRIALRVTDAGDSTDVIDSREAAGISPNQPGRAFARLGHSALIPFQAARVGGRRPLRRAEVPAPFLRTVSWSDLGRPVPERPRGEQSEGEATDLSVLVRAIGQAADMLGVAQQRRPWLPALPTSHVADLAADPTPGEPRFVWARSDLPRRQRQEDVVADLATFGHLHVAGAPRSGRSQTLRTFAAAACAAASVADLHVYGIDCGNGALLALARLPHCGAVVQRTETERAARLLARLHAEVQRRQRVLGEGGFADVTEQRAAAAPQDRLAHVLLLIDRWEGFTGTLGEHDGGALTDAVYNLLREGASAGVHVVVAGDHTLLGGRIGTLCEDKLVLRLADRTDAALAGLNARSFPENLPHGRGLQVPGAVETHVALLDVDPSGPAQVAALHALGERLTAREAHVPRAARPPRIAAMPARLTFEDAWPLVDPSPAWALLGLGGDELEPVGADLAADVPTFLVAGPGRSGRSTLLAVMAESLLRQGTELVIGAPLRSPLRDLAGRPGVRAVLLDDAPDEATLAPLVDAGDGPVVLLVDDAEVWRDAPAREWLRRLVRRAQQDRRGLVIGGELGAVASGFTGWQADVKKNRRGALLSPQNLADGDLVGARLTRSQLAARIVPGAALVHLGDGTYVTTQVPAAPVTAPKEMV; the protein is encoded by the coding sequence ATGCGCCTCATGATCACGCTGGCCAGGCCGGGTGCCTGGGTGGCCGACGTCGTCGTGGACGCCGACCCGCTGACCTGCGTCCGGGACGTCGTGAAGAACGCCGTCGACGGTCTGGACCCCTCGCGCCACCCGTGCGACGGGCTCGACCTGACGACGCTGCACGTGGACCGCTCCGTCGTGGACGCCGCGCTGCCGCTGGCCGCGAGCGGCGTCCGCGACGGATCGGTGCTGTGGCTCGGCGGGCCGGACCCCACGCCCGTGCCGCCGCCGGCACTCGTGACGCTGCGCGTCGTCGCCGGGCGGGAGGCCGGCACGGTGTGGCACCTGACGGCCGGGCACCACGACCTGGGCGTCGACGCGGCGGGGCGGGTGGTCGTGGGCCTGGCACCGGCGGTCGTCGCGACGGTCCGGGTGACGTTCGACGCGCGCGTGCACGTCGAGCCGTGGCCGGTCGACGCGGGCCCGGGCACCGTCGCAGCGCCCGCCGCGCTGCTCGACGGCAACCCGCTCCCCGTCGACGGCGCGCCGTGGCCGCAGACCGCCCTGCTGCACGTCGGCGAGCAGCTGCTCGAGGTGCACCCGGCGACCGTGCCCGACGCGGTCCTCGAGCCCTCGCCCGACGGCGAGCACCTCGACTACAACCGCCCGCCGCGCCTGCTGCCGCCGCAGCGGCGCACCGAGTTCCAGCTGCCGCCCGAGCCGCGCGCCCAGCAGCCCGCGGTGATGCCGTGGCTGACCGCGCTGCTGCCCGCGGTCGGCGCCGTCGCGATCTCGCTCGTCATGCGCAACCCGATGTACCTGATGTTCGCGGCGATGTCGCCGGTCATGGTGCTGGGGAGCTGGCTGTCGAACCGGCGTGGCGGCAAGATCGGCCACCGCCGCCGCCTCGCGGAGCACCGCGCGGACCTCGAGCGCGTCGAGGCCGAGGTGCTGACGGCGCTGGAGACCGAGCGCGCGGACCGCCGCATCGCCAGCCCGGACCCGGCCGAGCTGCTGCTCGTCGCGACAGCGCCGCGCGCCCGGCTGTGGGAGCGCCGGCGCACCGACCCCGACCACCTGCTGGTGCGCGTCGGCACCGCGGACCTGCCGAGCACCCTCGTCGTCACCGAGGGCGAGGGGATCAGCCGCAAGCAGGAGCCGCGCACGTCGAGCGACGTCCCCGCGGCGCTGTCGATCGCGCAGGCCGGCGTCGTCGGGCTCGCGGGGCCGGACGAGTGGCCGCGGCGCGTCGCGCGGTGGTTCGTCGCGCAGCTCGCCGTGCTGCAGAGCCCCCGCGACGTGCAGCTGTACATCCTGACGGACGCCGAGGGGGACCGCTGGTGGCGGTGGGCCGCGTGGCTGCCGCACGTGCGGCCGATGCTCGGGCAGCAGTCGCTGGCGCTCGTCGGCTCCGACGCGGAGACCCTGGCGCGGCGCGTCGCCGAGCTGCTGGACCTCGTCCAGGGCAGGCAGCGGGCGCGGCTGGCGGCGGGGGCGCGCGCGTCGCTGCCGGACCCGGACGTCGTCGTCGTGCTCGACGGTGCGCTGCGGCTGCGCGCGCTGCCGGGTGTCGTCTCGATCCTGCAGGAGGGACCGGCGGTCGGGGTCTTCTGCGTGTGCGTCGACGCCGACGAGCGGACCCTGCCGGAGGAGTGCACGGCCGTCGTCGTCGGCGGGCCCGGCAGGCGCGCGACGCTGCGGGCGCAGCGCGCGGAGCGGGTCGACGCGATCCGCGTCGACGAGGTCGGCGACGACTGGTTCACCGCGGTCGGGCGCAGCCTCGCGCCGCTGCGCGACACCAGCAAGGCCGTCGGGGAGGCCGCGCTGCCGTCCGCCGCGCGCCTGCTGGAGATCCTCGACCTGACCGACCCGGGACCGGCCGCGATCGCCGCCCGCTGGAGCGGCGGCGGCAGCACCACGCGGGCCGTCGTGGGGGTGTCGCTCGACGGGCCGTTCGCGCTCGACCTCGTCGAGCACGGGCCCCACGGCCTGGTGGCGGGCACCACGGGCTCGGGCAAGTCGGAGCTGCTGCAGACGGTCGTCGCGTCGCTCGCGGTGGCGAACCGGCCCGACGCCATGAACTTCGTCCTCGTCGACTACAAGGGCGGCGCCGCGTTCAAGGACTGCGTCGACCTGCCGCACACCGTCGGCATGGTCACCGACCTCGACCCGCACCTGGTGCAGCGCGCGCTGGCGTCGCTGGGGGCCGAGCTCGCGCACCGCGAGCGCATCCTGGCCGCCGCCGGCGTGAAGGACCTCGAGGACTACCTCGGGGCGCGCGCCCGCCGCACGGAGCTCGACCCGCTGCCGCGGCTGCTCATCGTCATCGACGAGTTCGCGTCCGTGGCGCGCGAGCTCCCCGACTTCGTCACGGGCCTGGTGAACATCGCGCAGCGGGGACGCTCGCTGGGCATCCACCTGCTGCTCGCGACGCAGCGGCCGTCGGGCGTCGTCTCGGCGGAGATCCGCGCCAACACGAACCTGCGGATCGCGCTGCGCGTGACCGACGCGGGCGACAGCACCGACGTCATCGACTCCCGGGAGGCCGCGGGCATCTCGCCCAACCAGCCCGGCCGGGCGTTCGCGCGGCTCGGGCACAGCGCGCTCATCCCGTTCCAGGCCGCGCGCGTCGGGGGGCGTCGGCCGCTGCGGCGCGCCGAGGTGCCCGCGCCGTTCCTGCGGACCGTGTCGTGGTCCGACCTGGGCCGGCCCGTGCCGGAGCGTCCGCGCGGCGAGCAGTCCGAGGGCGAGGCGACGGACCTGTCGGTGCTGGTCCGGGCGATCGGCCAGGCCGCCGACATGCTCGGTGTCGCGCAGCAGCGCCGGCCGTGGCTGCCGGCGCTGCCCACGTCGCACGTCGCGGACCTCGCGGCCGACCCGACCCCGGGTGAGCCGCGCTTCGTGTGGGCGCGGTCGGACCTGCCGCGCCGCCAGCGGCAGGAGGACGTGGTCGCGGACCTGGCGACGTTCGGGCACCTGCACGTCGCAGGTGCGCCGCGGTCGGGCCGCTCGCAGACGCTGCGGACCTTCGCCGCGGCCGCGTGCGCCGCCGCGAGCGTCGCCGACCTGCACGTCTACGGCATCGACTGCGGCAACGGCGCGCTGCTCGCGCTGGCCCGGCTGCCGCACTGCGGTGCCGTCGTGCAGCGCACCGAGACCGAACGCGCCGCCCGGCTGCTCGCCCGCCTGCACGCCGAGGTGCAGCGCCGGCAGCGGGTGCTGGGCGAGGGCGGGTTCGCCGACGTCACCGAGCAGCGTGCCGCGGCAGCGCCGCAGGACCGGCTCGCGCACGTGCTGCTGCTGATCGACCGGTGGGAGGGCTTCACCGGCACGCTCGGCGAGCACGACGGCGGGGCGCTCACCGACGCGGTCTACAACCTGCTGCGCGAGGGCGCGAGCGCGGGTGTGCACGTCGTCGTCGCGGGGGACCACACGCTGCTGGGCGGGCGCATCGGGACGCTGTGCGAGGACAAGCTGGTGCTGCGGCTCGCCGACCGCACCGACGCGGCCCTCGCCGGGCTGAACGCCCGGTCGTTCCCCGAGAACCTGCCCCACGGCCGCGGGCTGCAGGTGCCCGGTGCGGTCGAGACGCACGTGGCGCTGCTCGACGTCGACCCGTCCGGCCCGGCGCAGGTCGCCGCCCTGCACGCGCTCGGCGAGCGGCTCACGGCACGCGAGGCGCACGTCCCCCGCGCGGCCCGCCCGCCGCGCATCGCCGCGATGCCGGCGCGCCTGACGTTCGAGGACGCGTGGCCGCTCGTCGACCCGTCCCCGGCGTGGGCGCTGCTGGGCCTGGGTGGGGACGAGCTCGAGCCCGTCGGTGCGGACCTCGCGGCCGACGTGCCGACGTTCCTCGTCGCCGGGCCGGGGCGCTCCGGACGCAGCACGCTGCTGGCCGTCATGGCCGAGTCCCTGCTGCGGCAGGGCACCGAGCTCGTCATCGGTGCACCCCTGCGGTCACCCCTGCGGGACCTCGCGGGGCGTCCGGGCGTGCGTGCCGTCCTCCTCGACGACGCCCCCGACGAGGCGACGCTCGCGCCGCTCGTGGACGCGGGCGACGGGCCCGTCGTGCTGCTCGTCGACGACGCCGAGGTGTGGCGCGACGCACCCGCCCGCGAGTGGCTGCGCCGCCTCGTGCGCCGTGCCCAGCAGGACCGCCGCGGCCTCGTCATCGGCGGGGAGCTCGGGGCCGTCGCCTCCGGTTTCACCGGCTGGCAGGCCGACGTCAAGAAGAACCGGCGCGGGGCGCTGCTCTCGCCGCAGAACCTCGCCGACGGCGACCTCGTCGGCGCGCGACTGACCCGGTCGCAGCTCGCGGCACGGATCGTCCCCGGGGCGGCGCTCGTGCACCTCGGCGACGGCACGTACGTCACCACCCAGGTGCCCGCGGCACCCGTCACCGCACCGAAGGAGATGGTCTGA
- a CDS encoding helix-turn-helix transcriptional regulator: MTTTPTGGYRVRIAISSPEIEARIRGVFASRGLDVVLEDSLPTFEVTVLPGAGAPPGPSALGDALHHLVGTVRPRRTTPPSARYRLTLATAAAAPTAADATRRHGNGEPRRTGDGVADLSPRESQVMACIARGLRNTEVAAELGVTEKTVKNHVNRIFSKLGADGRVEAVLIWQSARTRTAPGAQVAPRTRVSPGTRVAPGARVVRAARDVALAG, translated from the coding sequence ATGACGACGACCCCGACGGGTGGCTACCGGGTACGGATCGCGATCTCCAGCCCCGAGATCGAGGCGCGGATCCGCGGCGTGTTCGCGAGCCGCGGGCTGGACGTGGTCCTCGAGGACTCCCTGCCGACGTTCGAGGTGACCGTGCTGCCGGGGGCGGGTGCGCCGCCCGGGCCGTCGGCGCTGGGCGACGCGCTGCACCACCTCGTCGGGACCGTCCGGCCACGCCGGACCACGCCGCCGAGCGCCCGGTACCGGTTGACGCTCGCGACCGCAGCCGCTGCCCCGACCGCAGCGGACGCGACGCGACGCCACGGGAACGGGGAGCCGCGCCGCACGGGCGACGGGGTCGCGGACCTCTCGCCGCGCGAGTCGCAGGTGATGGCGTGCATCGCCCGGGGGCTGCGCAACACCGAGGTCGCTGCGGAGCTGGGCGTGACCGAGAAGACCGTGAAGAACCACGTCAACCGGATCTTCTCGAAGCTGGGGGCCGACGGCCGCGTCGAGGCCGTGCTCATCTGGCAGTCCGCGCGGACGCGGACCGCACCGGGGGCGCAGGTCGCACCGCGCACGCGGGTATCACCGGGGACGCGGGTAGCACCGGGGGCGCGGGTCGTCCGGGCCGCGCGGGACGTCGCGCTCGCCGGGTAG
- the hisC gene encoding histidinol-phosphate transaminase, producing the protein MLTGVSRVPLRRALADLPAYVPGARAAVGAAAYKLSSNENPYPPLPSVVAAIADAAVDVNRYPDMYATELTEAVARRLGVAAESVVAGTGSVAVLGHVLTAVCEAGDEVVMPWRSFEAYPIAVTLAHAQQVRVPVGADGRLDLPAMAAAITPRTRVVLVCTPNNPTGPAVRDEELRTFLAAVPRDVVVVLDEAYVEFVRDAHAPDALALFAEHPNVVLLRTFSKAYGLAGLRVGYAVARPRLAAGIRTASTPFGVSHVAQLAAVASLRAERELLVRVDAIVAERTRVLAALRAQGWDVPDSQANFVWLPLGDRATHFAEGCARAGAFVRPFAGDGVRVSVGEPEATDIVLEVAADHAPR; encoded by the coding sequence ATGCTGACCGGTGTGAGCCGCGTCCCGCTTCGTCGTGCCCTTGCCGACCTGCCCGCGTACGTGCCCGGGGCGCGCGCCGCCGTGGGGGCCGCCGCGTACAAGCTGTCCTCCAACGAGAACCCGTACCCGCCGCTGCCGTCGGTCGTCGCGGCGATCGCCGACGCGGCCGTCGACGTCAACCGGTACCCGGACATGTACGCGACCGAGCTCACCGAGGCCGTCGCGCGGCGGCTCGGCGTGGCCGCCGAGTCCGTGGTCGCGGGCACCGGGTCGGTCGCGGTGCTGGGCCACGTGCTGACCGCGGTGTGCGAGGCGGGCGACGAGGTGGTCATGCCCTGGCGGTCGTTCGAGGCGTACCCGATCGCCGTGACGCTCGCGCACGCGCAGCAGGTCCGGGTCCCCGTGGGCGCCGACGGTCGCCTCGACCTGCCCGCGATGGCCGCCGCGATCACCCCGCGCACCCGCGTCGTGCTGGTCTGCACGCCCAACAACCCCACGGGCCCCGCCGTGCGCGACGAGGAGCTGCGGACGTTCCTCGCCGCCGTGCCCCGCGACGTCGTCGTGGTGCTCGACGAGGCGTACGTGGAGTTCGTCCGCGACGCGCACGCGCCCGACGCGCTCGCGCTGTTCGCCGAGCACCCCAACGTCGTGCTGCTGCGCACCTTCTCCAAGGCGTACGGGCTGGCCGGCCTGCGGGTCGGGTACGCGGTCGCCCGGCCGCGGCTGGCCGCGGGGATCCGCACGGCCTCGACGCCGTTCGGCGTCTCGCACGTCGCCCAGCTCGCCGCGGTCGCGTCGCTGCGCGCCGAGCGCGAGCTGCTCGTCCGGGTCGACGCGATCGTCGCCGAGCGGACGCGGGTGCTCGCTGCCCTGCGGGCGCAGGGCTGGGACGTGCCGGACAGTCAGGCGAACTTCGTGTGGCTCCCCCTCGGGGACCGTGCGACGCACTTCGCCGAGGGTTGCGCGCGGGCCGGCGCGTTCGTTCGGCCGTTCGCCGGCGACGGGGTGCGCGTCAGCGTCGGGGAGCCGGAGGCGACCGACATCGTCCTCGAGGTCGCCGCGGACCACGCGCCGCGCTGA